Proteins found in one Terriglobales bacterium genomic segment:
- a CDS encoding tetratricopeptide repeat protein, producing the protein MQRTFAVVVLCSAAAFATTASRITEAEGPRTTAQVTQQQQQDNSLSVQNWRQAPPPPWDATAVELESKGDELLRQRALTDALDYYRAALDKTPRKDRAILYNKCGIVELHLSQLDDARKDFVNAIKRNKQYAEAVNNLGVAYYLKRDYKKAAKIYQKAIEISPNAASFHSNLGRAYFAMKKQDLATMEYIRALEIDPDIFTRESPGGISARIPQEKGLLSYVLAKLLAGRGQNDEALLYLRRAIDEGYKGVDRVYSEPEFAKLLTDQRFIDLMNARNNPGALPPR; encoded by the coding sequence ATGCAGCGCACATTCGCGGTCGTCGTCCTTTGCTCCGCCGCGGCCTTCGCCACCACCGCTTCGCGCATCACGGAAGCGGAAGGCCCGCGGACGACAGCGCAGGTCACGCAACAGCAGCAGCAGGACAACAGCCTGTCGGTGCAGAACTGGCGGCAGGCGCCGCCGCCGCCGTGGGACGCGACCGCCGTGGAGCTGGAATCGAAGGGCGACGAGCTGCTGCGGCAGCGCGCGCTCACCGACGCGCTCGACTACTACCGCGCCGCGCTCGACAAGACGCCGAGGAAGGACCGCGCCATCCTCTACAACAAGTGCGGGATCGTGGAGCTGCACCTCTCGCAACTCGATGACGCGAGGAAAGATTTCGTCAACGCCATCAAGCGGAACAAGCAGTACGCCGAGGCGGTGAACAATCTGGGCGTCGCTTACTACCTGAAGCGCGATTACAAGAAGGCGGCGAAGATCTACCAGAAGGCGATCGAGATCAGCCCGAACGCGGCCAGCTTCCACAGCAACCTGGGGCGGGCGTACTTCGCGATGAAGAAACAGGACCTGGCGACGATGGAATACATCCGGGCGCTCGAGATCGATCCCGACATCTTCACGCGCGAGTCGCCTGGCGGGATCTCGGCGCGCATCCCGCAGGAGAAGGGGCTGCTCTCGTACGTGCTGGCCAAGCTGCTGGCGGGGCGCGGGCAGAACGACGAGGCGCTGCTCTACTTGCGGCGCGCCATCGACGAGGGCTACAAGGGCGTGGACCGGGTGTACAGCGAGCCCGAGTTCGCCAAGCTGCTGACCGACCAGCGGTTCATCGACCTGATGAACGCGCGGAACAATCCGGGAGCGCTGCCGCCGCGGTAG
- a CDS encoding HAD hydrolase family protein produces the protein MSKPKAKKIKLILCDVDGVMTDGTIWLFPAPAGVQGWPKGADEKLAAGGSGIGPGAMIEAKGFSAHDGTGVTLARLAGLKVGAITKRVSETVAMRARDLKLDYIHQGVAEKAAALDQILKETGLKPDEVAFLGDDLVDLPIMRRCGLPMAVANAREEVKDEAEYITDHRGGDGAVRDAIEFILRAQGKWDDAVKRYLARSESKRDA, from the coding sequence ATGTCCAAACCCAAGGCCAAGAAGATCAAGCTCATCCTCTGCGACGTCGACGGCGTCATGACCGATGGCACCATCTGGCTCTTCCCGGCGCCCGCCGGCGTCCAGGGCTGGCCCAAGGGCGCCGACGAGAAGCTCGCCGCCGGCGGCTCCGGCATCGGCCCCGGCGCCATGATCGAGGCCAAGGGCTTCAGCGCCCACGACGGCACCGGCGTCACCCTCGCCCGCCTCGCCGGCCTCAAGGTCGGCGCCATCACCAAGCGCGTCTCGGAGACGGTGGCCATGCGCGCCCGCGACCTCAAGCTCGACTACATCCACCAGGGCGTCGCCGAAAAGGCCGCCGCGCTCGACCAGATCCTGAAGGAGACCGGCCTCAAGCCCGACGAAGTCGCCTTCCTGGGCGACGACCTCGTCGACCTCCCCATCATGCGCCGCTGCGGCCTGCCCATGGCCGTCGCCAACGCGCGCGAGGAAGTCAAAGACGAGGCCGAGTACATCACCGACCACCGCGGCGGCGACGGCGCCGTCCGCGACGCCATCGAGTTCATCCTCCGCGCCCAGGGCAAGTGGGACGACGCCGTCAAGCGGTACCTCGCCCGCTCGGAATCCAAGCGCGACGCCTAG